GCAGTTGCCGGAGCACCACTCCCGCCCGGTGGCGAGATTCCGGAGCGATACCGGATTCGCCTGTTCGTCGAACGAGATCTCAACTTTTCCGTTTGTCAGTACATGCATGGCGGATTCTCCCGATTATGGATGAAAAGACGATTCAGCCGGTGACGAGCCTGGGCGGTTCGGAGAGGCGGGCGGCAAGCTCGGAGATGGTTCGTTTGTATGTCTCGGAGGTGTTGCCGTCTGTATCGACGTTCCAGTTGGCGGCGACGGTTCCGGCGAAGGCGCGGCGGCGGAAAACGGGCCGGGCGTAGACGTGGAAATTGCCGCAGCCGCTCCGGGAAATTTCGACTTCGCGGGCGGTGCGGATGCGCCCGAGGCAGCGGAGCAGCTGTTCCCGCCCCGCCGCCGCCTCGGGCCAGACGGATGCGGAGGGGAGCCCGAGTTCGCCGATCAGCTCCCCGAGCTCCGCTTCGGGAGTGAAGGCGAGCAGGATGCGGCCGCTGCCGGTCGCATAGAGGTCGCGGAACCGGATGCGGGCGGTGTCGATATAGAACCGCGGATTGAAGTTGCTGTGGCAGAGGATGTAGCGGCAGCCGCGGCGGCGGACGGCGAACAGGACGGATTGGCCGATGCTGCGGGCGCACTCCTTTACGGCGGCGGTGACGAAACGCAGGAATTCGTCGTCGTAGAGCCGCCCCCCGGCAAGGTGGTACGGGACCGGCCCGAGCCGGTAGCCCTTGCGCGGACCCGGCTGCTCGAGATAGCCGAGCTCGGCGAGGTCGCGGAGAATCCGGGCCGCCGTCGGCTGCGGGAGCCCGAGCGCTTCGGCCGTTTCTCCCGGCAGGACCGGGTGCGGACTGTTCGCGGCATACTCGAGAACGTCGAATGTTTTCTGCAGGACCTTGATCATGATTCACAATAAGAATTTTAATTGCTGTTTTACGATATATTATGGATGAAGATGCGGGGAATGTCAAGCCGCGCTGCAGGAGAATCGGCGGATAAAAAGTCCGGATTCGCCATGTGAATTTTAATGCGGAACGGAGTGCGGCGCGAAAAAGACGGATTTTTTCGGGATCCGGGATTTGCATTCGGGAATTAACTTGTTACCTTAACTTCGTAAGCAGCCTGCGTCCGGGACGGGCGCGGGCGGAAAAATAATCATTCGAGGGTGCTTTATGCAGGAGAATGCAATGACTTGGAGCGGGCGGGAACTTCTGGACTGCTTTGAACCGTATCCCGGAGCGTCGCTGACGGCGGACGGTACGGTGCGGATCGTGACGACGGCGGAGGCGCCGCGTCTGGCGTGCCGGGCCGGAGCGCTGCATCCGACCGGGAAATACCTGATCGTCGAAATGGCCGCCTGCGGCGGCGAGAGCGCGGAGCTTTTTCTGCACGGGGTCTGGTGGGAGCGGACCGGCCGGCGCATCATGCTGATCGCCGACGGGAAATTCCACCGTTACAACCTCGACCTCGGCAATGTCGACCCGGACGATGCGGAAATTTACGCGACCCACCTTCTTCCGACCGATGCGCCGGGTGCGGAGGTGAAAATCAGATCCATGCGTTTTTCGGATCTTCCGGAAGGCGAGCCCTCCATCCGCTTCCACTGGGCCGGGATGGGCGAGGCGTTCAACCGGATCGGGCAGGGGCCGCGCGAGTTTGTGGTCAGCCTCGAGAACCAGGGCGGGGAGGGCTCCCGCGACCTTGAGATTGCGGAGCTGACGCTTCCGCCGGGCGTCCGGGTCGCCGCGCAGGATGAGGCGTGGCGGAAGCTGCCGCCCATCGGTGCGAACGACTGCTGCAACGGCCGGTTTCCGCTGGAAGCCGACGCTCCGGTCAAAGGGGAGTTTGCCATCCGCCTGAAGGGGACGAACGCCCCGGCGGAGGCGTATCGCGGCACGCTTGAGTTTCTGCCGGACCTCGGGCTGCCGAAGGCCGATTACGTGCCGGAGCCGACGCCGGCCGACACCGGCGACATCGAGCTCGGCGCGCTCTACTTCCCGGGCTGGACCAGCACCGGCCGGTGGGATACGATCATCGAGACCGCGCCGGAGCGCCGTCCGCTGCTCGGCTACTACCAGGAAGGCGACCCCGAGCTGGTCGACTGGCAGATCAAGTGGGCGGTCGAGTGCGGCATCAAATTCCTGCTGGTCGACTGGTACTGGAGCGCGGGCCGGATGGGGCTTCACGAATGGCTGGACGGCTACGAGAAGTCGCGCTACAAGTCGCAGATCAAGTGGGCGATGATGTGGGCGAACCACAATCCGCCCGGCACGCACTCGGTGCAGGACCAGATCAACGTCACGCAGCACTGGATCGATCACTACTTCAACACGCCGGGCTACTACAGGATCGACGGCAAGCCCGTGGTCATGGTCTGGATGTGGGAGAATATGGACCGCGACCTCGGCGAAGGCGCTTCGACGAAGCTGCTCGAACTGTCGCAGGAGATGGCGCGCAAGGCCGGCTACCCCGGCATCTACTTCATCGACATGAAGTGGCCGGAGGCCGGTACCTCGCCCGAAATCATCGGCAAGATCAGGGAGGTCGGCTTCGACTGCACGTCGATTTACCACTATATGGAGTCCGGCGGCCGCGGCGTGAACCAGTATTTCTACCACTTCGACGACGTCGCCGCCACGAACGCCGACCACTGGGAGGCGCTGTACGAAACCGGCATCCTGCCGTTCCTGCCGAATCTGTCGACCGGCTGGGACGACCGGCCGTGGCACGGCTGCGCCGGCTGTTCGATTCCGGGCCGTACGGTTGCGGCCTTCGAGAAGATCTGCGCCGATGCGCGCGCCTTTGCGGAGCGGACCGGCATC
The sequence above is drawn from the Victivallis lenta genome and encodes:
- a CDS encoding IclR family transcriptional regulator translates to MIKVLQKTFDVLEYAANSPHPVLPGETAEALGLPQPTAARILRDLAELGYLEQPGPRKGYRLGPVPYHLAGGRLYDDEFLRFVTAAVKECARSIGQSVLFAVRRRGCRYILCHSNFNPRFYIDTARIRFRDLYATGSGRILLAFTPEAELGELIGELGLPSASVWPEAAAGREQLLRCLGRIRTAREVEISRSGCGNFHVYARPVFRRRAFAGTVAANWNVDTDGNTSETYKRTISELAARLSEPPRLVTG
- a CDS encoding glycoside hydrolase family 99-like domain-containing protein, whose product is MTWSGRELLDCFEPYPGASLTADGTVRIVTTAEAPRLACRAGALHPTGKYLIVEMAACGGESAELFLHGVWWERTGRRIMLIADGKFHRYNLDLGNVDPDDAEIYATHLLPTDAPGAEVKIRSMRFSDLPEGEPSIRFHWAGMGEAFNRIGQGPREFVVSLENQGGEGSRDLEIAELTLPPGVRVAAQDEAWRKLPPIGANDCCNGRFPLEADAPVKGEFAIRLKGTNAPAEAYRGTLEFLPDLGLPKADYVPEPTPADTGDIELGALYFPGWTSTGRWDTIIETAPERRPLLGYYQEGDPELVDWQIKWAVECGIKFLLVDWYWSAGRMGLHEWLDGYEKSRYKSQIKWAMMWANHNPPGTHSVQDQINVTQHWIDHYFNTPGYYRIDGKPVVMVWMWENMDRDLGEGASTKLLELSQEMARKAGYPGIYFIDMKWPEAGTSPEIIGKIREVGFDCTSIYHYMESGGRGVNQYFYHFDDVAATNADHWEALYETGILPFLPNLSTGWDDRPWHGCAGCSIPGRTVAAFEKICADARAFAERTGIRRLLVAPLNEWGEGSYAEPNTEFGFGMYEALRKTFAKEPAGGWPLWYGPEDVGRTARQFRNPEETRRTKWNFADGAQGWHGEAVRTPVSGSLELDLRGARTMISVPRDLCRTWKHSSLTLKLAAAAPEGKAAVRVLWFSTYSCNWRNGSAPVEIVADGVEREYRIPVASDPDAPTIATRLGVRFEAASGAEFRISGMELE